One genomic region from Microcystis panniformis FACHB-1757 encodes:
- a CDS encoding XisI protein gives MERINYSQLIQDILTQHSVNDSKNDRETQLIFDTKRHHYQVLNIGWKEQKRIYGVIIHLDIKDDKIWIQRDGTEIGIANQLIAAGVPKQDIVLGFQAPYKRSLTEFALS, from the coding sequence CAAGACATTCTCACCCAACATTCAGTTAATGACAGCAAAAATGACAGAGAAACTCAACTTATTTTTGACACAAAACGCCATCATTATCAAGTCTTAAATATTGGGTGGAAAGAGCAAAAGCGAATCTATGGTGTGATTATTCATCTTGACATAAAAGATGACAAAATCTGGATTCAAAGAGATGGAACAGAAATCGGCATTGCCAATCAATTAATCGCTGCTGGTGTTCCTAAACAAGATATAGTCTTAGGTTTTCAGGCTCCCTATAAACGCAGTTTAACCGAATTTGCCTTGAGTTAA
- a CDS encoding DEAD/DEAH box helicase family protein, translating into MSYEVNEPILNSPFDEPSQYWFIREGYEPELKEGRRPAIVYPPREGNTEWELGQVLKLSSPDEFFPGYEMTLVNRIRKEVKEWRRQQYPGVSRTTLELLEYWSREGREHRLFFAQKEAVETIIFLIESRTDFRQGIHIPQDTPIDSTLKAFIRYACKMATGSVKTTVMGMLAAWSILNKVADRSNAKFSDIVLIICPNITIKSRLQELNPDNGEASLYRTRDLVPSHLMDKLRRGKVLVTNWHIFEKRAPATWWLIPINGNRQPPILLTIIPPLQPLLKMNA; encoded by the coding sequence ATGTCCTACGAAGTCAACGAACCTATCCTTAATTCCCCCTTTGATGAACCCTCACAATACTGGTTCATCCGAGAAGGTTATGAACCGGAATTAAAAGAAGGGAGAAGACCAGCTATCGTTTACCCACCCCGGGAAGGTAATACCGAATGGGAATTAGGACAAGTTCTCAAACTTTCATCCCCCGATGAATTTTTCCCAGGTTATGAAATGACCCTAGTTAACCGCATCAGGAAAGAAGTTAAAGAATGGAGAAGACAACAGTATCCCGGTGTCAGCCGTACCACCTTAGAACTATTAGAATACTGGAGCCGAGAAGGAAGAGAACATCGCCTATTTTTTGCTCAAAAAGAAGCAGTAGAAACCATCATTTTCTTAATTGAATCTCGCACCGACTTTCGCCAAGGGATTCATATTCCCCAAGATACCCCCATTGACAGCACCCTGAAAGCTTTCATCCGCTACGCCTGTAAGATGGCAACCGGAAGCGTCAAAACAACAGTGATGGGGATGTTAGCAGCATGGTCTATCCTCAACAAAGTAGCAGATCGCAGTAACGCTAAATTCTCCGATATTGTCCTGATTATCTGTCCCAATATCACCATTAAAAGTAGATTACAGGAACTCAACCCTGACAACGGCGAAGCTTCTTTGTATCGCACCCGTGACCTCGTACCTTCTCACCTGATGGACAAACTGAGACGGGGTAAAGTCTTAGTGACAAATTGGCATATTTTTGAAAAGCGAGCGCCTGCCACGTGGTGGCTGATACCGATCAATGGGAACAGGCAGCCGCCTATATTATTGACAATCATCCCGCCACTGCAGCCTTTGTTAAAAATGAACGCTTAG
- a CDS encoding RNA-guided endonuclease InsQ/TnpB family protein translates to MEKAYSFRFYPTPEQESLLRRTLGCVRLVYNKALHLRTQAWYERQERVGYAQTSSMLTDWKKQEELDFLNEVSCVPLQQGLRHLQTAFTNFFAGRTKYPNFKKKHQGGSAEFTKSAFKFKDKQIYLAKCTEPLPIRWSRQIPEACEPSTVTVRLHPSGRWHISIRFDDPTIKPLPVTDKAIGIDLGISSLVITSDGDKVSNPKHFKKHYQRLRRAAKNLSRKQKGSKNREKARIKVAKIHAQITDSRKDHLHKLTTQLVRENQTIVVENLAVKNLVKNPKLSQAICDVSWGEITRQLAYKCRWHGRNYIEIDRWFPSSKRCSNCGYVAEKMPLNVREWDCPDCGTHHDRDINASKNILAAGLAVSVCRATIRPEQSKTGAAGAEPRKGKKQKPKS, encoded by the coding sequence ATGGAAAAAGCCTACTCGTTTCGATTTTACCCCACACCCGAACAAGAGTCGCTATTGCGGCGCACTTTGGGCTGTGTAAGATTAGTTTACAACAAAGCTCTCCATCTCAGAACACAAGCTTGGTATGAAAGACAAGAAAGAGTAGGCTACGCTCAAACTTCTTCAATGCTAACCGATTGGAAAAAACAAGAAGAATTAGACTTTTTAAACGAAGTAAGCTGTGTACCTTTACAACAAGGGTTAAGACATTTACAAACAGCTTTTACCAATTTCTTTGCTGGTCGTACTAAGTATCCTAACTTTAAGAAAAAACATCAGGGAGGAAGTGCCGAATTTACCAAATCAGCCTTTAAATTTAAAGACAAACAAATCTATTTAGCCAAATGCACAGAACCTTTACCTATTCGATGGTCAAGACAAATACCAGAAGCTTGTGAACCAAGTACAGTAACAGTCAGATTACATCCTTCTGGACGTTGGCATATTTCAATAAGATTTGATGACCCAACGATTAAGCCATTACCAGTAACAGATAAAGCCATCGGAATTGACTTAGGAATTAGTAGCCTCGTGATTACCAGCGATGGAGACAAGGTATCTAATCCCAAGCATTTTAAGAAACATTATCAGAGGTTGCGAAGAGCAGCGAAAAATCTTTCTAGAAAACAGAAAGGGTCAAAAAATCGGGAAAAAGCAAGAATCAAAGTAGCCAAGATTCACGCTCAAATCACCGATAGCAGAAAAGACCATTTACATAAGCTAACCACTCAATTAGTTCGTGAAAACCAAACGATTGTGGTTGAGAATTTAGCCGTCAAGAATCTGGTCAAAAACCCGAAATTATCTCAGGCAATATGTGATGTAAGCTGGGGAGAAATCACTCGACAATTAGCCTACAAATGCCGTTGGCATGGCAGAAATTACATCGAAATAGATAGATGGTTTCCTAGCTCTAAAAGATGTAGTAATTGCGGGTATGTTGCTGAGAAAATGCCGTTAAATGTTCGAGAATGGGACTGTCCAGACTGTGGGACGCACCATGACCGAGATATTAACGCTAGTAAAAATATTTTGGCCGCAGGGCTTGCGGTGTCAGTCTGTAGAGCGACCATAAGACCAGAACAGAGTAAAACTGGGGCGGCAGGTGCGGAACCCCGCAAGGGAAAGAAGCAGAAACCCAAATCGTGA